The Gossypium hirsutum isolate 1008001.06 chromosome D03, Gossypium_hirsutum_v2.1, whole genome shotgun sequence genomic interval tatatatattagaggtgttcatgggccgggcggcccggctcggcccgacggcccgcccgaaatatgggagggtttgggtaaaaatataggcccgaaatatgagctTGAGCAAAAAAACTAGGCCcgattaaaaaatgggccgggcctcgggcatcACTTTTTTGGCTCGGGCTCGACtgggctcggcccggcccgaataataaatatttttatttttttaattttaaaatactttttttaattttttaattttaaaatatttttaaaatacttttttaatttttgttttaatttttaaactaaatttttggtatttatttaaaaaacgggtTGGGTCGGGCTGGGCCCAggcaaaattctaggcccatattttgagcctgacccgaacccggcccggcccgacccgacccatgagcacctctaatatatatatatatttaccattacactaataattatttttttaatataaaatatttttgatcAACTATATTTGTTGGTGTAATAGAAGCTAGACGTTTGGTCGTGTGGTAGTAAATGTGTTAATAAGGACCTAATTTATAATTAACCATTAAATGCATTTTAATATCTATTCTAAAACTTATCAACTCAAGTGTCCTACCATTTCCTATTAATAAACTCATCAAGACACCATCTGGATGatcacaatcaaaatttatcttgCGCACAGAAAATACCTTCAAACATTAGAACATAATGTATTTTAATATGTCAACCTATAATTCTTAATTCATCacctaatttttcaatttattttgcaTCTACATTTTTATGTATAAATCATGCAACGGCAATTCGCATTTTCAGTCTTATATTTTGATATCCACTATCCAtccttatttcaattttatttataatacatGTAAGATAGTTAAATTCATCACaaaaaatgattcaatttcacattctcaaCCCTATATAATATTTCTTAAtctattcaattttgtccttatCACCAACAACCCATTCAATTACACTCAATTGCAAATTTAagaaacttttataatttattcaatttagttcctaaaatcGGGACTAacctaactttcaatttaaaactcaaatattcaacCCAATTTCATCATAGTCCAATTTGGACCTCCTTTTTTTTCACTTCTAACATAAATTTTGAAACTTGTGCACATTAGTCCCTATTGTACAAAACTATTAGTTAACTTCACAATTTAATCTTCTTTTCCCTagcaaaacccaaaacttcaagacTCCATCAATGTCATCTTTTCAGAACTTTAACAATTTGGAAATAACACacgaataagctaaattaagctctcgaaattctaaaaacataaaaaattcaaaaaaaaaaaaaactaaattgcacTATTCAATTTTTACttgaaagcttcaaaacccttcaATGGCATTAacccaattttctcttttcttcaattcGGTTGGAATGTATGGAGAAGATGGGATCTTCTCTTTCATTCCACTACATTTTATCATATACTTtcttttatgctttatattataatttaattaattaaattaaggttcttataacatgtatatataaatttgCCTACCTAACCGTCCACTTATAATTCCAATGTGGTATAGTTACCACATTGGTCCTTAGTCTAagtttctaattaaaatttataataattaaacttttaccacttttacaatttaatctttgtaccttaattaatcacttgataaaattatttatccaaaattcaattcacctatagtataattccataaatatttaataaaaatatttacgggttcGATTTACAAAAATAAGATCCCAAACTCGTATTTTGCGACACCATTgacttttgggtcgttacaagTAGTGATAGTGTTTGAGAGTGTCTAACAAATGGTTTAACCATTACTTCATACAAGTCAAAAtagagattaatttatttatttatatcatgtTAGTTTTGTGTTTTACTTTATAACATATATTGTATAATTCATcgtaaaagtttaatttttttctaagaaTAATGTTTGccatgttttaattttagttaaaccATATTTAAGGTTactcaactattagtaagttaaaattttagtcacttaacttaaaaaaaagttacaaacaattattgaattattcaaaattttttatttaagtcactagttTTGCCTTTTGGTTCATGTAATACTCCCTACCTGACCCGATCATTGGGTTAAGGtatcgggatgttacattcatTGTCGAAGCAATTATGATCACTccaaatcaattaatttttttcaagttgTTAAgcttaaaatagaattaaaataactaaattataaaatccaAAATATTGCTTGTCACGACTTCATTGAATTCCACGTTGCGATGTCACTCTTTAACTTGAGCTCGTTGTGACTTCATAAAACCCGACGCGACCTCAATCTTGCCACCTTAAAtcttaagaaaaattttcttcCTAACAAAAATGACAACTTTCATACGGTATATACCAACCAAATTCAGCcattataatatttaaacatgGACGAGCATAAAGTATgttaacattatacttaaacccGGCCTAAATCCGACCTGACTCGACCTATAAACACCTCTAATCTGTACCCGCCTTTTCTCGTTGTGGCTGACGTATCTCTTCAAGAAGCCCCATCATTCTCATCTTTTGCAAAGTACAAAGGTTGTTGCATGGATCAAATCTTTAGTATATGATTTTCTTTGTAAGGGACAAAACCCTTTTCATTCACAAAAGCAAAACTATAAAAATTCAACACCAAAAGagggaaatatatatattaagcagAAGCCTTATTTTTCAATAGAATCCTGGTGATTCTGTTTCCTATAAAAGTAAGACAAGAAGAGTGAAGAAGGCTGGACATTCTAAACAACCTAACAATCTCCTTTACTTCCTCCTCACTACGCTCCTCCACAACCACCACTAACACACCACCTTTTCTCACAGTCCTCTCCATCTCCCTTGCATACTGCAAAGGATACAAGGCGTCTTCCAAATGAGCAGTAAATGCGACATCAAAAGCCTTATCAAAGAAAGGAAGATTATGGGGGTCGGCCCTGCTAACAAAAGGCAATGACTCTATCAGCTCAACACCTGTAACATCCTCAACTCCCAGTTTTGTTAGAGCCATGACCTCATGCCCAGCTCCAGCTGAGACACACAGCACTTTGGAGTGGTTTTTTAGGACACCCATTTGGTAAAGTTGGGTGAAGAAGTGAGTGTAGGAAGAGACCCTGGTGATCCAAAATTTGGAGGACCAAAGGCGAGTGTTTTTCTTGTGAAGAGGGAGGTAGTCACGAGAATAAAAGTCACAACTGGATTTTGGGAATCTAAAGTGAGGCTTTCTGGGAGCATTTCTTGGGATGCATGTTTCTGGGGTTTGGAGGAGGAGGTAAAGCAGAATCAATGTGGCTATGCTCACTGATATCAATGCTACTCTGTTTAGGACTCTCTCTACGTGCCTTTCCATTTTGGTTTTCTTATGTCAACTGATATTCTTTTTACCTTGGATTTCATGCACTCTCGTTCTCCATCAATCATGTGAACTGAAGCTCCTCACAATTCTGAGATGGTAAAGCTGTATGTTTTCACTGAAACAATTCCGCAACCACTATCACCGTCATGCATTGTAATAACACAACATAACTCATTACTgctaataaatatgataaaattggAACTATACAAGATATATTTGGCAGCAATGAATTCTGTAACTCAAACATATTCAAGATCTAAACACACATCTGCCCTTGGATTAAGTTGACCTCATTTCTTTGGCCAAAGGCTATATCTGACTTTGGCAAGATCATATATATGTTTTGAGTTACAGAATTGatcaatcaatgaataaaaatAGCAGGATCAGGATGTCTGTCAAGACAAAATAGGTAATGCCACAATCTAAACCTGATAGAAAAAACTATGATCTACTAACACAACTTAAAGGAATTTGATTTAAGCAACTTGATAACCATTTCATGGAAGATAAGAAGTCCTTCAAGGGAAGGCAAAGCCCTTATTAGTTTTATTATCAAAGGACAGTGAAGTGAACGTCATGATTTTTATAAAAGCCAACCCACTTCTTTATATGATGAAAGGACACACCAATACTAACGACAATAGAAGCAGTGGTGCCAGTGATGGAAGAGGGAGCCATGGATGACCCAACAGTGATGAATGAGAAGTTTTTGACTGTTAATGGAAACTAACAAGTGTTCATATGAAATGCGGGAAATGGGGTTTTTCTTTTGTGGTAGCATTAACTACGTAAAAGCAAAAGATAAGAGAGAATCACGCAAAATGCCCTCACATCTCATACCTACGATTGCTCATTCCCAGTTTTCAAACATCAAAACTTGAAATGTAAAATAGCCTGGATCTTCTATAAAGCAATCAATCAGAGAACGATTGAAAAGAAACATTTACCTTGAAACATGCAGCCCCTCTTCGGTTTCGTATCTTTGGAGAACCCAGTATCGGATCTGAGGTAGAGAGGGCCTAAAACAAACAAGATGTTACAAGTTCAGATGCTCCAAATCTAATCATAATTGCCCTGCCTTCAGAACTATCTATCTCTTCtatatttaaaactttaattcACCCATTAATCCCATTTTAATTAAGTTGTAAAAATaccataaattcattttttataaagaaataaatattattttatctttttatatgaagtctacaacatttattcatcaaaGGATTTGAACTAAAAATATCATGTTTTCATTGTCTTTaacatttatagaatttttttatttaaatttttttaaaattttaaaaatttaaattaataaagataaaattgtactttggccctctaaaaatgataaattttgatttaatcttttaaaaattataaagatgtaagctattaaaatgttgaaattgtatttttactatcgtaaaaatcaCAACTTAATTTCGGCCCCCTAAAAAGAATTTCTGGTTTCGCCCTTGactttattatttcaataaaaaatacatttagtTAGATGAATATACCTGATAGATCCCTTTATTATAGGGATtgaatcaatttagtccttgcatattaagaaaatcaaataaaaccaaatttgagagataacatttactatttaaaaaaaatgttatttatttttttagcagagttatattttgaaagtttgtTATGATTCTGTAGATGAATTATGTTGTTTGAAATTGAactataaattgaaaaaaaaatttatgtcattttttaaacaacaaatattaactctgtttcaatttagtcttatttgattttttaataatacaaaagttaaattaattcatttaataattgaGGGACTAATTTAATCTAGACCTGTAATAAAGTAACTTTGTAAGTACAT includes:
- the LOC107927046 gene encoding uncharacterized protein, translating into MERHVERVLNRVALISVSIATLILLYLLLQTPETCIPRNAPRKPHFRFPKSSCDFYSRDYLPLHKKNTRLWSSKFWITRVSSYTHFFTQLYQMGVLKNHSKVLCVSAGAGHEVMALTKLGVEDVTGVELIESLPFVSRADPHNLPFFDKAFDVAFTAHLEDALYPLQYAREMERTVRKGGVLVVVVEERSEEEVKEIVRLFRMSSLLHSSCLTFIGNRITRILLKNKASA